The proteins below are encoded in one region of Pseudonocardia sp. DSM 110487:
- a CDS encoding (Fe-S)-binding protein, giving the protein MRIALFLTCLGDALYPEVGRATVALLERLGHEVVFPADQTCCGQMHVNTGYQREAVPLVRHHVATFEPYDVIVAPSGSCVGCVRHQHAMVARGAQDDRLAERAEAVAARTYELSELLVDVLGVEDVGAYYPHRVTYHPTCHSLRMLRVADKPLRLLRHVRGMTLLELPEADQCCGFGGTFALKNADTSTAMLADKMRNVLSTGAEVATAGDASCLMHIGGGLSRLRSGTRTIHLAEILASTS; this is encoded by the coding sequence GTGAGGATCGCGCTGTTCCTGACGTGTCTGGGGGACGCGCTGTACCCCGAGGTCGGCCGGGCCACCGTCGCGCTGCTGGAGCGGCTGGGACACGAGGTCGTGTTCCCCGCCGACCAGACATGCTGCGGCCAGATGCACGTCAACACGGGGTACCAGCGCGAGGCGGTGCCGCTGGTGCGCCACCACGTGGCGACGTTCGAGCCGTACGACGTGATCGTGGCGCCGTCCGGGTCGTGCGTGGGCTGCGTGCGCCACCAGCACGCGATGGTCGCGCGCGGCGCGCAGGACGACCGGCTCGCCGAGCGCGCCGAGGCCGTGGCCGCCCGCACCTACGAGCTGTCCGAGCTGCTGGTGGACGTCCTCGGCGTCGAGGACGTCGGCGCCTACTACCCGCACCGGGTCACCTACCACCCCACGTGCCACTCGCTGCGGATGCTGCGGGTGGCCGACAAGCCGCTGCGGCTGCTGCGCCACGTGCGCGGCATGACGCTGCTCGAGCTGCCAGAGGCCGACCAGTGCTGCGGCTTCGGCGGCACGTTCGCGCTGAAGAACGCCGACACGTCCACCGCGATGCTGGCCGACAAGATGCGCAACGTCCTGTCCACCGGCGCGGAGGTCGCCACGGCGGGCGACGCGTCGTGCCTCATGCACATCGGCGGCGGCCTGTCCCGGCTGCGCAGCGGCACCCGAACCATCCACCTGGCCGAGATACTGGCGAGCACCTCATGA
- a CDS encoding LutB/LldF family L-lactate oxidation iron-sulfur protein codes for MTTFLGIPAPRGVGHLRGEQSFPDAARGALADSQLRRNLGHATRTIRNKRLSVVGELDDWEQLRLAGEALKTAAMARLDEHLERLEREVTARGGTVHWARDANEANAIVTGLVRDTGTSEVVKVKSMATQEIGLNEALEAAGIEAHETDLAELIVQLGGDLPSHILVPAIHRNRAEIREIFLREMRGVDPELTAEPRRLAMAARAHLRERFLRAKVAISGANFGVADTGTLLVVESEGNGRMCLTLPETLITVMGIEKVVPTWQDLEVFLQLLPRSSTGERMNPYTSAWTGVTDGDGPQAFHLVLLDNGRTAALGDELGRTALHCIKCSACLNVCPVYERTGGHAYGSVYPGPIGAVLSPQLTGVEDNASLPYASSLCGACFDACPVRIDIPSLLVKLRARHVDEQRKRPVPSAEAIAMAAASWVMSSPRRFAAAEKGSRAGRLLGRRAGRIRTLPPPLSAWTASRDAPRPPAETFREWWARERGAQQ; via the coding sequence ATGACGACCTTCCTCGGGATCCCCGCCCCACGCGGCGTCGGGCACTTGCGCGGCGAGCAGTCCTTCCCCGACGCCGCCCGCGGTGCCCTCGCCGACTCCCAGCTGCGACGCAACCTCGGCCACGCCACCCGCACCATCCGCAACAAACGCCTGAGCGTCGTCGGCGAGCTGGACGACTGGGAGCAGCTGCGGCTGGCCGGCGAGGCGCTCAAGACCGCCGCGATGGCGCGGCTGGACGAGCACCTGGAGCGCCTCGAACGCGAGGTCACCGCACGCGGCGGCACGGTGCACTGGGCCCGCGACGCGAACGAGGCGAACGCGATCGTCACCGGACTGGTCCGCGACACCGGGACGTCCGAGGTCGTCAAGGTCAAGTCGATGGCCACCCAGGAGATCGGCCTCAACGAGGCGCTCGAGGCCGCCGGGATCGAGGCGCACGAGACCGACCTCGCGGAGCTGATCGTCCAGCTGGGCGGTGACCTGCCCAGCCACATCCTGGTGCCGGCCATCCACCGCAACCGCGCCGAGATCCGCGAGATCTTCCTGCGTGAGATGCGAGGAGTCGACCCGGAGCTGACGGCCGAGCCACGCAGGCTCGCCATGGCCGCCCGCGCCCACCTGCGGGAACGCTTCCTGCGGGCGAAGGTCGCGATCTCCGGGGCCAACTTCGGTGTGGCCGACACCGGCACCCTGCTGGTCGTCGAGTCCGAGGGCAACGGGCGGATGTGCCTGACGCTGCCGGAGACGCTGATCACCGTCATGGGGATCGAGAAGGTCGTGCCGACCTGGCAGGACCTGGAGGTCTTCCTGCAGCTGCTGCCCCGCTCGTCGACGGGTGAACGGATGAACCCGTACACGTCCGCGTGGACCGGCGTGACGGACGGCGACGGGCCGCAGGCGTTCCACCTCGTGCTGCTCGACAACGGGCGCACCGCGGCGCTCGGCGACGAGCTGGGCCGCACCGCCTTGCACTGCATCAAGTGCTCGGCGTGCCTCAACGTCTGCCCGGTCTACGAGCGCACCGGCGGGCACGCGTACGGATCGGTCTACCCCGGGCCGATCGGCGCGGTGCTCTCGCCGCAGCTCACGGGAGTGGAGGACAACGCGTCGCTGCCGTACGCCTCCAGCCTGTGCGGGGCCTGCTTCGACGCGTGCCCCGTCCGGATCGATATCCCGTCGTTGCTGGTGAAGCTGCGGGCCCGGCACGTCGACGAGCAGCGGAAGCGCCCGGTGCCGAGCGCGGAGGCAATCGCGATGGCGGCGGCGTCCTGGGTGATGTCATCGCCGCGCCGCTTCGCGGCCGCCGAGAAGGGGTCGCGGGCGGGCCGGCTGCTGGGCAGGCGCGCAGGCCGGATCCGCACGCTGCCGCCGCCGCTGTCGGCCTGGACGGCCAGCCGCGACGCCCCGCGCCCGCCTGCCGAGACGTTCCGCGAGTGGTGGGCGCGCGAGCGCGGAGCACAGCAGTGA
- a CDS encoding LUD domain-containing protein, translating to MTAREEVLGRIRAANAAAGHPAPPTVPRDYHRTGAHPAGAIELLELFRDRLVDYKATVLDTPADGVAEAVRIALADTTGRVVVPPGLPDGWWPDGLAATRVTDDGLSPADLDTTAAVLTGCAAACATTGTIALDGSPDQGRRAITLVPDVHVCVVRAEQVVHTVPEMLAALEPTRPITFVSGPSATSDIELERVEGVHGPRTLIVVLAG from the coding sequence GTGACCGCCCGGGAGGAGGTGCTCGGCCGCATCCGCGCCGCCAACGCCGCGGCCGGGCACCCGGCGCCGCCGACCGTGCCGCGCGACTACCACCGCACCGGCGCCCACCCGGCTGGTGCCATCGAGCTGCTCGAGCTGTTCCGCGACCGGCTGGTCGACTACAAGGCGACGGTGCTGGACACCCCGGCGGACGGCGTCGCGGAGGCGGTCCGGATCGCGCTGGCCGACACCACGGGGCGGGTGGTCGTGCCGCCCGGCCTGCCGGACGGCTGGTGGCCCGACGGGCTCGCGGCGACCCGTGTCACGGACGATGGGCTCTCCCCCGCCGACCTGGACACCACTGCCGCCGTGCTCACCGGTTGCGCCGCCGCCTGCGCCACCACCGGGACGATCGCCCTCGACGGCTCTCCCGACCAGGGCAGGCGCGCGATCACGCTGGTGCCCGACGTGCACGTCTGCGTCGTGCGCGCCGAGCAGGTCGTGCATACCGTGCCCGAGATGCTCGCCGCCCTCGAGCCGACCCGGCCGATCACGTTCGTCAGCGGCCCGTCGGCAACGAGCGACATCGAGCTGGAGCGCGTGGAGGGCGTTCACGGCCCCCGCACGCTGATCGTGGTGCTGGCGGGCTGA
- a CDS encoding glutamate mutase L codes for MTPPDQAASVCLDVGSTWTKAVLVHADGSLAGFAEHPTTTGDVLAGMDAAVRAVSAAGRGAEPELLACSSAGGGLRMAVVGSDRLSAVEAGHRVAVSAGAHVVHVHAGPLEPPDVRLLRSARPGVVLLVGGADGDDPAGLLHNASRLARARIRHPIVLAGNSVARDDALALLRATGRSVVACDNVLPRRGEVVPGPARAALADLYRRHAIGGRGPAVAPRFRRLVRVVTPEAVGHAATRLAAICDARVLVVDVGCATTDVHSADRAEPVRTVEGDLGVRAAAGGVLVESQSEGIVDPVEADLLGPTVARMASETGYVPRDRGSAAEDRRIAALAAVVAVRRHLRVHSDAGRDVGLVVLAGGVFRQRNLAGGLAAVVATLRTDPVLAPVLAAAPVVVDSDFAVVPAGLLAARGRTEAAESLLRDHLLG; via the coding sequence GTGACGCCCCCCGACCAGGCCGCATCGGTCTGCCTCGACGTGGGGTCGACGTGGACCAAGGCGGTGCTGGTGCACGCCGACGGATCCCTCGCCGGTTTCGCGGAGCACCCGACCACCACGGGCGACGTCCTCGCGGGCATGGACGCCGCGGTGCGGGCGGTGTCGGCGGCAGGCCGCGGTGCGGAGCCCGAGCTGCTGGCCTGTTCGTCGGCGGGTGGCGGGCTGCGCATGGCCGTGGTGGGGTCCGACCGGCTGTCGGCGGTGGAGGCGGGGCACCGGGTCGCCGTGTCGGCGGGGGCGCACGTCGTCCACGTGCACGCCGGGCCGCTGGAACCGCCGGACGTCCGGCTGCTGCGCAGTGCCCGGCCCGGCGTCGTGCTGCTCGTGGGCGGTGCCGACGGCGACGACCCGGCCGGCCTGCTGCACAATGCCAGCCGTTTGGCCAGGGCCAGGATCCGCCATCCGATCGTGCTCGCCGGCAACTCCGTGGCGCGCGACGACGCGCTCGCCCTTCTGCGTGCCACCGGCCGCAGCGTGGTGGCGTGCGACAACGTGCTTCCCCGCCGCGGCGAGGTGGTGCCCGGTCCCGCGCGTGCCGCGCTAGCGGACCTGTACCGGCGCCACGCGATCGGCGGCCGCGGTCCGGCCGTCGCGCCCCGGTTCCGCAGGCTCGTGCGGGTGGTCACGCCGGAGGCCGTCGGCCATGCGGCCACCCGGCTCGCCGCGATCTGCGACGCCCGGGTGCTCGTCGTCGACGTCGGCTGCGCGACGACCGATGTCCACTCCGCCGACCGGGCCGAGCCGGTCCGCACCGTCGAGGGTGACCTCGGCGTGCGCGCGGCCGCGGGCGGGGTGCTCGTGGAGAGCCAGAGCGAGGGCATCGTCGACCCGGTGGAGGCCGACCTGCTCGGCCCCACGGTTGCCCGGATGGCCAGCGAGACCGGCTACGTCCCGCGCGACCGGGGAAGCGCCGCCGAGGATCGCCGGATCGCCGCGCTGGCCGCCGTGGTGGCGGTCCGCAGACACCTGCGCGTGCACTCCGACGCGGGGCGCGACGTCGGGCTCGTCGTGCTCGCGGGTGGCGTGTTCCGCCAGCGGAACCTGGCGGGCGGCCTCGCGGCCGTGGTGGCCACCCTGCGTACCGACCCCGTGCTCGCCCCTGTGCTCGCGGCCGCGCCGGTCGTCGTCGACTCCGACTTCGCGGTGGTGCCCGCGGGGCTGCTCGCCGCCCGCGGCCGCACGGAGGCCGCGGAGTCGTTGCTGCGCGACCACCTGCTCGGCTGA
- a CDS encoding long-chain fatty acid--CoA ligase: protein MLGLMQDRPLALPHVFHRAEEYFGHKTIVTADATGETRTTVAEWARRVRRLATVLDTLDLSADGRVGTFCWNTARHLELYLAVPCTGRVLHTLNLRLFPEQLVYVANHAEDEVVFVDRSLLPLFWPLVDKLESVRHVVVLDDGADVEIPVDPRVHDYEELLAAAAPFEGRFEIADENTAAAMCYTSGTTGNPKGVVYSHRSSVLHSLITLIADGAALSERDVLLPVVPMFHANAWGLPYGALLAGSDLVLPGPNMTPQAIAGLLERHRVTVTGGVPTIWMGMQPLLAQHDLSALRTILCGGSAVPKALSEAYREALGVPILHAWGMTETSPVATMCTLRTQHASLTEDERADVRARQGQAVPFVDIRLVDPATGEPQPWDDVATGEIQAAGPWIAAEYYRGEGGGAQFTDDGWLRTGDVAAVDRYGFLRIVDRTKDLIKSGGEWIGSVELENEIMAHPKVAEAAVIAIPHPKWVERPLACVVVKPGETLTAEEVIAHLEPRVAKWWLPDAVEFIDEVPKTSVGKFSKKTLREKFGGYQVAAPAAPSTTDDGRT, encoded by the coding sequence ATGCTCGGTCTTATGCAGGATCGGCCGCTCGCCCTGCCGCACGTCTTCCACCGGGCCGAGGAGTACTTCGGGCACAAGACGATCGTCACCGCCGACGCCACCGGCGAGACCCGCACCACCGTGGCCGAGTGGGCGCGGCGCGTGCGGCGGCTGGCCACCGTGCTCGACACGCTCGACCTCAGCGCCGACGGGCGGGTCGGCACGTTCTGCTGGAACACGGCCCGCCACCTGGAGCTGTACCTGGCCGTCCCGTGCACCGGGCGGGTGCTGCACACGCTGAACCTCCGGCTCTTCCCCGAGCAGCTCGTCTACGTCGCGAACCACGCAGAGGACGAGGTGGTGTTCGTCGACCGCTCGTTGCTGCCGCTGTTCTGGCCGCTGGTCGACAAGCTCGAGAGCGTGCGGCACGTCGTCGTGCTCGACGACGGCGCCGACGTCGAGATCCCCGTCGACCCGCGGGTGCACGACTACGAGGAGCTGCTCGCCGCGGCCGCCCCGTTCGAGGGCCGGTTCGAGATCGCGGACGAGAACACCGCCGCAGCAATGTGCTACACGTCCGGCACCACCGGCAACCCCAAGGGCGTGGTCTACAGCCACCGCTCCAGCGTGCTGCACTCCTTGATCACGCTGATCGCCGACGGCGCGGCACTCTCCGAGCGCGACGTGCTGCTCCCGGTGGTCCCGATGTTCCACGCCAACGCGTGGGGCCTGCCCTACGGAGCGCTGCTGGCCGGCTCGGACCTGGTGCTCCCCGGCCCGAACATGACTCCGCAGGCGATCGCCGGCCTGCTGGAGAGGCACCGGGTCACCGTCACCGGCGGAGTGCCGACCATCTGGATGGGGATGCAGCCGCTGCTCGCCCAGCACGACCTGAGCGCGCTCCGGACGATCCTGTGCGGCGGGTCGGCCGTGCCCAAGGCACTCTCGGAGGCCTACCGGGAGGCGCTCGGCGTGCCGATCCTGCATGCGTGGGGCATGACCGAGACCAGCCCGGTCGCCACCATGTGCACGCTGCGCACCCAGCACGCGTCGCTCACCGAGGACGAGCGCGCCGACGTCCGCGCGCGGCAGGGCCAGGCCGTACCGTTCGTCGACATCCGGTTGGTCGACCCGGCCACGGGCGAGCCGCAGCCGTGGGACGACGTCGCCACCGGCGAGATCCAGGCCGCCGGGCCGTGGATCGCCGCCGAGTACTACCGCGGCGAGGGCGGAGGGGCCCAGTTCACCGACGACGGCTGGTTGCGCACCGGCGACGTCGCGGCAGTCGACCGGTACGGTTTCCTCCGGATCGTGGACCGCACCAAGGACCTCATCAAGTCCGGCGGGGAGTGGATCGGCTCCGTCGAACTGGAGAACGAGATCATGGCGCATCCGAAGGTCGCCGAGGCCGCCGTGATCGCCATCCCACACCCGAAATGGGTCGAGCGGCCGCTCGCGTGCGTCGTCGTCAAGCCCGGGGAGACGCTCACCGCGGAGGAGGTCATCGCCCACCTCGAACCCCGCGTGGCGAAGTGGTGGCTCCCCGATGCGGTGGAGTTCATCGATGAGGTGCCCAAGACCAGCGTGGGGAAGTTCTCCAAGAAGACGCTTCGTGAGAAGTTCGGTGGCTACCAGGTAGCCGCGCCCGCAGCGCCCAGCACGACCGACGACGGCAGGACATGA
- a CDS encoding maleylpyruvate isomerase N-terminal domain-containing protein, producing the protein MTTARLVPTRTPTTHSNGGLPPTLSGAPRSDQTTLSSVSRSDPARTKPIPSPELTALRIAYSDISTIASSLEEEDSWLPTRCLGWTVRDLLVHLLSDVQRALVALATPAAGPADRDAVTWWTADEPTDDPGFRELRNLRTIAGAWELEDLVRTLMETTRAVIALAGRTPPEALVATRGHVLQAVDLVTTLAVKTAVHHLDLVMELRRPGPRPEPLALVRCTLDALMGHPAPADWPDERWALLGTGRVPPGGGERRALGAAAARLPLLC; encoded by the coding sequence ATGACGACCGCACGACTCGTTCCAACCCGCACGCCGACCACCCACTCGAACGGGGGCCTGCCACCGACACTGAGCGGAGCTCCGCGGAGCGATCAGACGACGCTGAGCAGTGTTTCGCGCAGCGATCCGGCGCGAACGAAACCGATACCGAGCCCGGAGCTCACCGCGCTGCGGATCGCCTATTCCGACATCTCGACGATCGCCTCGTCGCTGGAGGAGGAGGATTCCTGGCTGCCCACCCGCTGCCTGGGGTGGACCGTGCGCGACCTGCTCGTGCACCTGCTCAGCGACGTCCAGCGGGCGCTGGTGGCGCTGGCCACCCCGGCCGCGGGGCCGGCCGACCGCGACGCCGTGACGTGGTGGACGGCGGACGAGCCGACCGACGACCCCGGATTCCGCGAGCTGCGCAACCTGCGCACGATCGCCGGGGCGTGGGAGCTCGAGGACCTCGTGCGGACCCTCATGGAGACCACGCGCGCCGTCATCGCGCTCGCCGGGCGCACGCCGCCCGAGGCGCTGGTCGCGACGCGCGGGCACGTCCTGCAGGCCGTGGACCTCGTCACGACGCTCGCGGTGAAGACGGCGGTCCACCACCTCGATCTCGTGATGGAGCTGCGCCGCCCGGGGCCCCGCCCAGAGCCGCTCGCGCTGGTTCGCTGCACGCTGGACGCACTGATGGGCCACCCGGCGCCCGCCGACTGGCCCGACGAGCGCTGGGCGTTGCTCGGGACCGGCCGCGTCCCACCAGGCGGCGGCGAAAGGCGGGCGCTGGGCGCAGCTGCGGCACGCCTCCCCCTGCTCTGTTGA
- a CDS encoding uridine kinase, whose amino-acid sequence MGDVVEIAALAERVRAAPPRCGTTRLVCIDGPSGSGKTTLAARLATALGEPPVLHMDDIYPGWDGLAASVPLLYEQVVAPLAEGRPACYRRYDWHRGEFAEAHDLGLPELLVVEGAGCGARVIAERTVLMVWIEAPRDERFRRGIARDGETYRPHWERWARQEAVHFAAEGTARRADIRVDGAPSARHDPARELVLLPGQPALRA is encoded by the coding sequence GTGGGGGACGTCGTGGAGATCGCCGCGCTTGCCGAGCGGGTACGCGCGGCGCCACCACGGTGCGGCACGACCAGGCTGGTCTGCATCGACGGCCCGTCCGGCTCCGGCAAGACCACGCTGGCCGCCCGGCTCGCCACGGCACTGGGCGAGCCGCCGGTGCTGCACATGGACGACATCTACCCCGGCTGGGACGGCCTGGCCGCCTCCGTCCCGCTGCTGTACGAGCAGGTCGTGGCGCCGCTGGCGGAGGGCAGGCCGGCCTGCTACCGCCGTTACGACTGGCACCGCGGCGAGTTCGCCGAGGCGCACGACCTCGGGTTACCGGAGCTGCTCGTCGTCGAGGGCGCGGGGTGCGGGGCGCGGGTCATCGCGGAGCGGACCGTGCTCATGGTCTGGATAGAGGCGCCGCGCGACGAGCGGTTCCGCCGCGGGATCGCGCGCGACGGCGAGACCTACCGCCCGCACTGGGAACGCTGGGCCCGCCAGGAGGCGGTCCACTTCGCGGCCGAGGGGACGGCGCGCCGGGCCGACATCCGGGTGGACGGCGCGCCGTCCGCGCGCCACGACCCGGCCCGGGAGCTGGTCCTGTTGCCCGGGCAGCCGGCACTGCGCGCCTGA
- a CDS encoding SRPBCC family protein: protein MTESLQARDGRSVLRMERRLKHPQEKVWKAMTEPERLADWFPGSVALDLRAGGALTFELDGEGETGTITDLDPPRLIAYTWGADHLRWELYPDGEGTRLVLLHTFDDRAGAASYGAGWHTCIAALDLALDGRPGTDPGVDDIALHERFVEQFGLDAGTVETGADGWRVRYERQLTRPADGVWGALTELAPPGAPAHEHTLEHDADEGGRVRWELVAGTGHGARLVLTHTGTGGDPRAALAADRERIARLLDRLEAVPTGR from the coding sequence ATGACCGAAAGCCTGCAGGCGCGGGACGGCCGTTCGGTGCTGCGGATGGAGCGGAGGCTGAAGCACCCGCAGGAGAAGGTGTGGAAGGCGATGACCGAGCCGGAGCGGCTCGCCGACTGGTTTCCCGGGAGCGTCGCGCTCGACCTGCGGGCGGGCGGTGCCCTCACCTTCGAGCTCGACGGTGAGGGCGAGACGGGAACCATCACCGACCTCGACCCGCCGCGGCTGATCGCCTACACCTGGGGTGCGGACCACCTGCGCTGGGAGCTGTACCCGGACGGTGAGGGCACCCGGCTCGTCCTGCTGCACACGTTCGACGACCGTGCCGGCGCGGCGAGCTACGGAGCCGGCTGGCACACCTGCATCGCCGCCCTCGACCTCGCGCTCGACGGCCGGCCCGGCACCGATCCCGGTGTGGACGACATCGCGCTGCACGAGCGGTTCGTCGAGCAGTTCGGGCTGGACGCCGGCACCGTCGAGACGGGCGCCGACGGCTGGCGGGTCCGGTACGAGCGCCAGCTCACCCGCCCGGCCGACGGGGTGTGGGGCGCGCTCACCGAGCTCGCCCCGCCGGGAGCCCCTGCGCACGAGCACACCCTGGAACACGACGCGGACGAGGGCGGCCGGGTTCGCTGGGAGCTCGTGGCCGGCACCGGGCACGGCGCCCGGCTGGTGCTCACCCACACCGGCACCGGGGGCGACCCGCGGGCCGCGCTCGCGGCCGACCGGGAACGGATCGCGCGGCTGCTGGACCGTCTGGAAGCGGTCCCGACGGGCCGCTGA
- a CDS encoding helix-turn-helix transcriptional regulator, which produces MTFEVLAEPVRRRILDLLRERPRLVGELTAELGLSQPGTSKHLRVLREAGLVKVRADAQRRWYELDPAPLAEVDEWLAPYRWMWADRFDALERHLDADTEET; this is translated from the coding sequence GTGACGTTCGAGGTGCTCGCCGAGCCGGTCCGCCGCCGGATCCTCGACCTGCTGCGGGAACGCCCGCGGTTGGTCGGGGAGCTCACCGCGGAGCTCGGCCTCAGCCAGCCGGGCACGTCCAAGCACCTGCGGGTGCTGCGCGAGGCCGGGCTGGTGAAGGTGCGGGCCGACGCGCAGCGGCGGTGGTACGAGCTCGACCCGGCGCCCCTAGCCGAGGTCGACGAGTGGCTCGCGCCCTACCGCTGGATGTGGGCCGACCGGTTCGACGCCCTCGAGCGGCACCTCGATGCCGACACGGAGGAGACATGA
- a CDS encoding amino acid permease — protein sequence MALGETRNGIMRTKSVEQSIADTDEPDSKLRKDLTTWDLIVFGVAVVIGAGIFTLAASTAGDVAGPSVSLAFVLAAIACALAALCYAEFASTVPVAGSAYTFSYATFGEFIAWIIGWDLVLEFSVAAAVVGKGWSVYLETVFSQFGLDVPTTVTIGGIDVDWGVLLLIAVLTTLLVLGTKLSSRVSLVITSIKVGIVLFVIILGFFYINAANYTPFIPPPAPAESETGGMMTQSLLSLFGGEANSTFGVYGLLAAASLVFFAFIGFDVVATTAEETKNPQRSLPRGILGSLAIVTVLYVAVALVLTGMVPYTDLATQPDGTRATLSTAFATVGVDWAATIIAIGALAGLTTVVMVLLLGQIRVAFAMARDGLLPRWLAHTGVHGTPYRVSVIIGAIVAFVAVFFPIGALEEMVNIGTLFAFVLVSIGVVILRRARPDLPRGFRTPLVPLVPILAVLACLWLMINLSVETWLRFVIWMVLGIVIYFAYGRSHSMVGRRARS from the coding sequence ATGGCCCTCGGCGAAACCCGCAACGGGATCATGCGAACCAAGTCGGTCGAGCAGTCCATCGCGGATACCGATGAACCGGACAGCAAGCTCCGGAAGGACCTCACGACCTGGGACCTGATCGTCTTCGGCGTCGCGGTGGTGATCGGAGCCGGCATCTTCACCCTGGCGGCGAGCACCGCGGGCGATGTGGCGGGGCCGTCGGTCTCGCTCGCGTTCGTGCTCGCCGCGATCGCGTGTGCCCTCGCCGCGCTCTGCTACGCCGAGTTCGCTTCCACGGTGCCGGTGGCAGGCAGCGCATACACGTTCTCCTACGCGACCTTCGGCGAGTTCATCGCCTGGATCATCGGCTGGGACCTCGTGCTCGAGTTCTCCGTGGCGGCCGCCGTCGTGGGCAAGGGTTGGTCGGTGTACCTGGAGACGGTCTTCAGCCAGTTCGGGCTCGACGTGCCGACCACCGTGACGATCGGGGGGATCGACGTCGACTGGGGCGTGCTGCTGCTCATCGCGGTGCTCACGACCCTGCTCGTGCTCGGGACGAAGCTCTCCAGCCGGGTCAGCTTGGTGATCACGTCGATCAAGGTCGGGATCGTGCTCTTCGTGATCATCCTCGGGTTCTTCTACATCAACGCCGCGAACTACACCCCGTTCATCCCGCCGCCCGCACCGGCCGAGTCGGAGACGGGCGGCATGATGACGCAGTCGCTGCTCTCGCTGTTCGGCGGCGAGGCCAACAGCACCTTCGGGGTGTACGGACTGCTCGCCGCGGCGTCACTGGTGTTCTTCGCGTTCATCGGCTTCGACGTCGTCGCGACGACGGCCGAGGAGACCAAGAACCCGCAGCGGTCCCTGCCCCGCGGCATCCTGGGGTCGCTGGCCATCGTCACGGTGCTGTACGTGGCCGTCGCGCTGGTGCTCACCGGCATGGTGCCCTACACCGACCTCGCGACCCAGCCGGACGGCACCCGCGCCACGCTCTCCACCGCGTTCGCGACGGTCGGGGTGGACTGGGCGGCCACCATCATCGCGATCGGCGCGCTCGCCGGCCTCACCACCGTGGTCATGGTGCTGTTGCTCGGGCAGATCCGGGTGGCCTTCGCGATGGCGCGCGACGGGCTGCTGCCGCGGTGGCTCGCGCACACCGGCGTGCACGGCACGCCGTACCGGGTCAGCGTGATCATCGGTGCGATCGTGGCGTTCGTCGCGGTGTTCTTCCCGATCGGGGCGCTGGAGGAGATGGTCAACATCGGCACGCTGTTCGCGTTCGTGCTGGTGTCGATCGGTGTCGTCATCCTGCGGCGCGCGCGACCGGACCTGCCGCGGGGATTCCGCACGCCGCTGGTGCCGCTCGTGCCGATCCTCGCCGTGCTGGCGTGCCTGTGGCTGATGATCAACCTGTCGGTCGAGACCTGGCTGCGCTTCGTCATCTGGATGGTGCTCGGCATCGTCATCTACTTCGCCTACGGCCGGTCGCACTCCATGGTCGGTCGGCGCGCCCGGAGCTGA